The Maridesulfovibrio ferrireducens genomic interval CTCATCTTCACGAAGACCCTGATTGAGCAGGTAAGTCATGGCGGTAGCAGAATACATGCTTGCAACTACAGCCCGGTAAGAATCTGTTATGTTTTCGGGAGAAACACCCAAAACAGAAAGGAATTGACCCGCAAAACTGGCCTCTCCGGAATCTTCTCCTAAAGCACTGCTGCGTATTGCCAACCGTAAATCATGTCTGCCTTCCAAAAGTTCTGCGCAAGCCCCTTCGATAAAATCTTCAAGTTCAATCGGCATAGCGGCTAAATCTATTGCATGTTTTATGCTTGCTTCCAGAGTTTGAAGCTCATTTAAATCATTACCGTCGGTTATCTGAATCAACCGGTTGATCTCATCATCCAGACCGGAATTTTCCATAAAAAACATAAAGGCTGAAGCTGTTATGGAAAACCCTTCAGGAACTTTAAGACCCAGCTCAGAACGAATTTCTCCAAGCATAGCCATTTTAGATCCTGTTTCGGAAATTGAATCTGCACAAATTTCATCCATAGTTAAAATCAACGGTCCTCGACACTGCTCAGCGCGGCTGTCCGAAGCTTTTTCCATCTCCATAACAATAGTATTAAAAACATCTTTTAAAGCATCATATTTTCCGGGATTCATACGACATAAACGCTCTATCATCTGACGAACATTTGCCGAGACTTTAAGGCTTTGAGATCTCACGTGTGACATTCCGAAAAGAGAATTTAAACGAGCTTCTTCGCTCATCTCCGCCATAATTTCCAAAGCTTTATTGTTCGCGGCAAGTAGTAATCTGAAATTTTCGCAACGCGCGATAAACTGCCTTGATCCGTCATCCTTCGCAGTTGAAGGATTTCGTACAACTCTTGATATAATCTCAAAGATGGAACGCATAATTATCTCTCCGGCTGGTCAAACTAAATCGAGAGTCCGGGACCGAATCGCATCTAACATTTTGTAGTATAAATCTTCGGTTCCGACCGGCTTCAGCAAAAAGTCAAAAGCCCCGCATTCCATTCCCTCGACAAGAGCTTCAGATTTCGCATGCCCCGTTAAAATGATTACAGGAAGAGCAGGAGAAACCGCCTTAATCTGCCGAAGTGTCTCAATGCCGTTCATACCGGGCATCATTACGTCTAAAACTACAACATCAAAGTCTGTAGCTTTTACAGCTTCGACAGCGTCCCGACCGCGACACGCCACACTGACTTCAACATTACGACGAACCAGCCTTCGCACATAAGCGTTAAGGAAATCGTTTTCATCATCTACCAACAGCAACCTGATTTTCTTCATGTCCTGATACTCCTCAAAAAGTTTCTTACCAGTGGGACCGGGGACTCTATGCCCCCGGTCCTGTCGGGTGAGGGAGTGAGAGCAGGGTCATGTTGTGGGCAGATAAAAATTGTTATGGCTTAACCTCTACCCGAACATTGACCGCAATTCCAAAACCAACGGAGCGGCTGTCCAAAAAAATATTAATAGTAAAACACCAGTTATTATAACTAAAAAAGCCGCCTGCATCTTTCCTAAACCGCAAGCTTTTACCAGACCGATTCCTACAAGCACGGCGCGAACAGGCTCCAAGACCATTGCAAGACCGGGAATCCATGAGATGACCATGAGAGCTCCACCGGCGTAAGCATAGACATTAAAAACCTTACCGTATGGCACTCTGCTCCGGGTCGACATACTGATCATACAAAAGGAGAAAGCAGCTCCGAGCGCAGGCATAAAAACGGCGTTAATCATCATAATAACGCCCATGGTGAGGGAATTTTCAAAAAAATATGTCATGCTTACCGAGCAATAAAAAATTCCCGAAATCATTAAAAAGAATAGTGCCCGCCTAGACCCACTCTCGTCTGCAACACTTTCAAAATATTTAGCAGGGGAACGCATAATCGCGAAAAGAGTATCCATGTACTCCCTGATTCCCATCTTTTCAGCCTGCGTGCATGAAGCTTCCATAACCTTCCTCCTAGCCTATTAATCGATTTAAACCTTCAACCATGCCCCAAACGAGCATGACAAGCGTGAAAACAAAAAGAAATCTCCGCTCGGTTTGCTTTGAAAAATATGTGGAGCCGTTTTCATAAACAAAGAGCTGTTCTTTTTTTTCATTGCTTTTCATAATGTTACCCTCCTGGCCCGGCGGCCCCCTTAAAGGGGAAACCGCCGGGGTATATAAACCTGATTATCGTTTTTTAAAATCCCGGTAAGCTACCGAATCCAATTCCACACCAGTATAATGATGTGAGAAGGACAATCATAATGTTGGCGATAAACCACATAGGCACCCCGACTCTAAGGTAATCCTTAGGCTCAAGATATCCTGAGGCGTATACAATTGCGTTAGGGGGAGTTCCGATAATAAGACAGTATGCAAAGGAAGATGAAATAGCTGTAGCCATTGCCATAAACGGCAGGAACGTTGTTCCCGGATGGACAATACTAGCCATATTCAAAGTGATAGGACCAACTGCGGCCGCGGCCGGACCGTCAGCCATTAAGTTTGTCAGCACAGCTGTCAAACCATTCGAGGTCAACATGAGTGGAATACCCTTATCCATACCAAGCGGAGCAAGAGTATCAATAACAGACTGAGCTAACCAATATGCAGCACCGGTCTTATCCAATGTACGACCAAAGATGATTGCACCAGCGTAGAGCCAGACTACACCCCAGTCGACCTTCTCCTGATAATCGCGCCAGTTAACAACACCGGTCAACAGATAGGCCACAGCTCCGGCAACGGCTATTACACCGATACCCAGACGGATAGGATAGATTCCCATGTTGAAGAATGCCTTCTCAGTAAACCAACCAAAGACCATGAAAACAAAGATGATCATGGCCCAGATCTGATTCCTGTCCCACTTACCCATCTTTGCTATTTCACCTTCAAGATGACGCATAGCTGGAGCAAGAGAAGTAATCCTCGGCTTAAACACGGTATTGGTCACAATCCATGTGAACGGAATCATAACAATAACAAACGGCATACAATACATGATCCACTGGGCATAACCAATGTCCATGCCGAACATGTCTGACAAATAAGTCATCATAATAACGTTTCGTGCACCACCGGAAGGAGCACCAGGGCCACCAATATTACAGGCCATAGCAATCGCAATCATCAGCATCTTGGCAAGTTCCTTATCTTCAGGAATCTCGTCAGTAAGACTATTCTGATAAAGCAACATACCGATTGGCAGGAACATTGCTGCCAGTGCATGGTCTGAAATAAACGCGGCAAGTGGACTGATTACAAGGAAGAATATCAACGTAATCCAGCGCACATTAGGAACTGCCAGTTTTTTAAACATGAGCAGACACATTCTCTTATCCACTCCCGTCTTAACGAAAGCGGCCGCGAACATCAGCGAACCCATGATAAACCAACAGGCGTCAGACCAGTAAAGACTTGCAACCTCACTTCGTGAGACGACTCCGGTAAAGACAAGAATTAAGCCGATACAAAATGCTACACCGGGAAGCGGCATACATTCCGTCATGAAGCAGAAGACAACAAAGACAACCATAGCGATGGAAACCTTGATTTTCCACGCTCCTTTATCAGCACTCTTCTTTTCTGAGGAGGATAAATCCTCATACGAAAGATTCTTGTTTCGAAGATCAAACGCTTTCTTCATTACCGTTATATAAGCGGCGTCTGAAAGATTGGTATCCACGTAAGCAAGAGCCTTTTCCAAATTGGCTGGATCAGCTTTAATCTTGTACTTCTTCAGCCACTTAGCATTACGCTTCATGAAACGAGTCTTGGATAAAGCTCCCATGCGCATGTTTTGTTCCATCATCTGAGCAGTCAAAATCTGCCACTGCTCAACTTCAGAACCTTTGGAGTTAAAAAGTTGTTCACTAATATAATTAGTTACAACCTTCGGGCCAACGGAATACTGCATTCCCACCTTTTTCATTCCCTGTGTTGCGGGAAAAAGAAGGATCACCGTAAAGATTACTACTGGGATTATCAGCAACTTCCAGTTGACGAACTTATCGTAACCTGTCGCCGCTTTTTCTGCTTGTGCCATATTTCACCTCTATCGCTTTACTTCAGTATAATTAACTCGATGAGATTATCCGGGCGATCTCATAGAAGAGTTCCTGCTCCCGGACGATGCCTATATCCCTGCCTTCCTTCTGAACAACCATGCGCCGTGCAGGCATTGTCACCATATTGTTGGCAACATCCATTAGGTTTGCGTCAAAACTGATTGTCGGAAGAGTCGCAGACATCAGTTCACGCACAGGTTTATTCATGATTTCTTTAACGCGGGAAGTGAAAAGCCCCTGCCAGAACATGGCTGAATACTGCAGACTGTCCGCCGTAGAAGGTTTAGGAGCTGTCAGATAAGCGGGCCTGATTTCATTGATAAGGTTTAAGGGATTAAGTATGCCTGCAACGCTGCCGTTGGGATTAGTGACCACAACCGAACGATGCCCTGTGTCCATCAACTTATTTGTAGCCACAAATTCACTCATGGCCTTTTTCAGTGCTGCGATGGCATCACGCACGGTGCTGTTATCCGGAATCAGGGTATAGTCATCCAGAGGAATCATTATTTGCTCTGCCAGCTTCTCCTGATAAGGCTTTTTGGAAACAGAAGCATGAGCGTCATGAATTTTATCAGCCAAAAGATCGATATCACATGGCTTGGCAAGAAAATCGAACGCGCCTGTTTTATGAGCTTTCATGGCACCGGACAGATCACCGTGACCTGTAAGCATAATTATTGGAAGATCAGGCTTAAGAGCCTTAATCCGTGCCAATGTTTCATGTCCGTCCATTCCGCTCATCTTCACATCCAGAATAACTACATCCGGATTTTCCCCCAGTTTTTCCAGTGCTTCTTCACCACTCTCCGCCAGGACTGTTTCAAATCCTTTGCGGGACAGTATCTTAGCTGTCGTGTTACGGAAGCGTTCCTCATCGTCGACCATGAGGACCTTAATCTTACTCATTATCAACCTCCTTGAAGTTCTATCAATTTTTACTTTCTACCTTCGACGACATCAGCCATCCGGGCGGAAAGAATTTTCTTCTTGTGGCGTGAAACTTTTTCAAAAGCCTCCTCAACCTTCCCAAGAATGTCCTTCATACTCACCGGCTTAACCAGGAAATCCATCGCACCCAGCTTCAGACCTTCCACTGCGGACTCCATCGTTGCGTGTCCCGTGAGAATGATCACTTCGATAAGCGGGTAATCTTTCTTGATACGCTGCAAAGTTTCCATGCCATCCATTCCAGGCATCTTTATATCGAGAAAGATTACATGTACGTCTTCAGTCCTAAGCAGTTCGAGAGCATCCTTTCCGGACGTTGATGTAAAAACATCAATCCCCATCTTCTCGAAAAGTTTTTTTGTTGTGCTGAGCAGACGCTCTTCGTCATCTACAAGCATGATTTTCATCTGTTCCATAGCTGTCTCGCATTGTGTCTGACTTCATTTTAGGTGAAGCCAAACACCTTAATCTGGTTGCTTGTGACTTCTCCGTGCCTTTTCCCAACTTGTTTTTACGAATTTCTAACACTTACTTTTGCAACCAGCGTGCCAAGCCAAACACACTGAAATAATTAACTTTAATCTCGCAAAAACACATTTAAAGGTTAAACAATCAAGCAAAAAAAGAAATTCTACCCCAAAAAAAAATCCTTCTTGCCCAGCAATTTTCTGCTGAGTCAAAAAGGATTTTTAAAAGTATTAATATTAGAATTCGCTACAAGTGATAAACCTTAAACGCATGCACTGTTAAAAAAACTCTATGATTCAAAACTAACTGTGAATTCCAGGTAAAGTTATAGTAAAAACTGTGCCCTCATTCTTAACGCTTTCGACGATTAGGTCACCGCCAAGAGACGTTATTATTGTGTGGCACACTGACAGACCGAGGCCTGTCCCCTTTCCCGGAGCCTTAGTAGAAAAGAAAGGAACAAAAACCTTGTTCAAATTATCAGGACTGATGCCTGTTCCATTATCGCTTACTTTAATAACAGCGCTTCCATCCGCTCCGCGCGCAGCATCAACACTGACTTTTCCACCTTCAGAACCATGCCGGTCAA includes:
- a CDS encoding response regulator — encoded protein: MKKIRLLLVDDENDFLNAYVRRLVRRNVEVSVACRGRDAVEAVKATDFDVVVLDVMMPGMNGIETLRQIKAVSPALPVIILTGHAKSEALVEGMECGAFDFLLKPVGTEDLYYKMLDAIRSRTLDLV
- a CDS encoding CBS domain-containing protein encodes the protein MSKIKVLMVDDEERFRNTTAKILSRKGFETVLAESGEEALEKLGENPDVVILDVKMSGMDGHETLARIKALKPDLPIIMLTGHGDLSGAMKAHKTGAFDFLAKPCDIDLLADKIHDAHASVSKKPYQEKLAEQIMIPLDDYTLIPDNSTVRDAIAALKKAMSEFVATNKLMDTGHRSVVVTNPNGSVAGILNPLNLINEIRPAYLTAPKPSTADSLQYSAMFWQGLFTSRVKEIMNKPVRELMSATLPTISFDANLMDVANNMVTMPARRMVVQKEGRDIGIVREQELFYEIARIISSS
- a CDS encoding SLC13 family permease, which produces MAQAEKAATGYDKFVNWKLLIIPVVIFTVILLFPATQGMKKVGMQYSVGPKVVTNYISEQLFNSKGSEVEQWQILTAQMMEQNMRMGALSKTRFMKRNAKWLKKYKIKADPANLEKALAYVDTNLSDAAYITVMKKAFDLRNKNLSYEDLSSSEKKSADKGAWKIKVSIAMVVFVVFCFMTECMPLPGVAFCIGLILVFTGVVSRSEVASLYWSDACWFIMGSLMFAAAFVKTGVDKRMCLLMFKKLAVPNVRWITLIFFLVISPLAAFISDHALAAMFLPIGMLLYQNSLTDEIPEDKELAKMLMIAIAMACNIGGPGAPSGGARNVIMMTYLSDMFGMDIGYAQWIMYCMPFVIVMIPFTWIVTNTVFKPRITSLAPAMRHLEGEIAKMGKWDRNQIWAMIIFVFMVFGWFTEKAFFNMGIYPIRLGIGVIAVAGAVAYLLTGVVNWRDYQEKVDWGVVWLYAGAIIFGRTLDKTGAAYWLAQSVIDTLAPLGMDKGIPLMLTSNGLTAVLTNLMADGPAAAAVGPITLNMASIVHPGTTFLPFMAMATAISSSFAYCLIIGTPPNAIVYASGYLEPKDYLRVGVPMWFIANIMIVLLTSLYWCGIGFGSLPGF
- a CDS encoding response regulator is translated as MEQMKIMLVDDEERLLSTTKKLFEKMGIDVFTSTSGKDALELLRTEDVHVIFLDIKMPGMDGMETLQRIKKDYPLIEVIILTGHATMESAVEGLKLGAMDFLVKPVSMKDILGKVEEAFEKVSRHKKKILSARMADVVEGRK
- a CDS encoding YIP1 family protein → MEASCTQAEKMGIREYMDTLFAIMRSPAKYFESVADESGSRRALFFLMISGIFYCSVSMTYFFENSLTMGVIMMINAVFMPALGAAFSFCMISMSTRSRVPYGKVFNVYAYAGGALMVISWIPGLAMVLEPVRAVLVGIGLVKACGLGKMQAAFLVIITGVLLLIFFWTAAPLVLELRSMFG